The window CCCTTTCGCCTGCAGATCGGCATGGTAGGAAGAACGAACGAACGGGCCGCAGGCCGCGTGGGTAAAGCCCATCGCCATCGCTTCTTCTTTCATCTCATCGAACTCTGCCGGGCTGACGTAACGTTGTACCGGCAGGTGATGACGGCTTGGCTGCAGATACTGGCCCAGCGTCAGCATGGTGACGCCGTGGCGACGCAGATCGCGCATCACTTCGACGATTTCCGCATTGGTTTCCCCCAGGCCGACCATCAGGCCGGATTTGGTTGGAATATGCGGATGTGCTTCCTTAAAGCGTTCCAGCAGCTTCAGCGACCACTCGTAGTTGGCGCCCGGGCGGACCTGGCGGTAAACGCGCGGTACGTTTTCCAGGTTGTGGTTGAACACGTCCGGCGGCGTCGCGGTCAGGATCTCCAGCGCACGGTCCATACGGCCGCGGAAGTCCGGCACCAGGGTTTCTATCTTGATGGTCGGGTTCTTGGCGCGAATGGCGGCGATGCAGTCGGCAAAGTGCTGAGCACCGCCGTCGCGCAGATCGTCGCGGTCAACCGAGGTGATCACCACGTAACGCAGGCCCATATCGGCAATGGTCTGCGCCAGTTTTTCCGGTTCGTTGGCGTCCGGGGCGACCGGGCGGCCGTGGGCCACGTCGCAGAACGGGCAGCGGCGAGTACAGATGGCGCCGAGGATCATGAAGGTAGCGGTGCCATGGTTGAAGCACTCAGACAGGTTCGGGCAAGAGGCTTCCTCGCACACCGAATGCAGGCCGTTTTTACGCATCGCGGCTTTAATGCCCTGAATGCGCGTTGAGTCGGCAGGCAGTTTGATTTTCATCCACTCGGGTTTACGCAACAGCTCCTGCCGTTCGGTGACCACGGTTTTCACCGGGATCAGCGCCATTTTGTCTGCATCGCGGTATTTGACGCCGCGTTCCATCTGAATTGGTTTACTCATAATCGTGCAGGTTCCAGTTACGAAGCTCGACCGTCTGGTAGCCGAGTAAATGAACAAATTCCTGTACCAGGACTGGGTGTACGTCTTCAATGCCAACGCCGGGCGCCAGCGCGCTGACCTGCGCCATCTGCATGCCGGCGTAACCGCAGGGATTGATGCGTTGGAAGGGGCTGAGATCCATCGCCACATTCAGGGCCAGGCCGTGGAATGAGCTGCCTTTGCGGATCCGCAAACCCAACGAACAAATTTTCTGCTCCCCCACGTACACGCCGGGCGCATCCGGGCGGGCGCGCGATTCGATGCGGAAATGGGCGAGGGTGTTGATAACGGTATCTTCTATCGCCGTGACCAGCTGGCGCACGCCAACCTTGTTGCGTTTCAGATCGACCATCACGTACATCACCTGCTGCCCCGGGCCATGGTAGGTCACCTGGCCGCCGCGATCGCTCAGAATCACCGGGATATCGCCCGGCATCAACAGGTGTTCCGCCTTACCGGCCTGGCCCTGGGTAAACACCGGTTGATGCTGCACCAACCACAGCTCATCGGGCGTGGTTTCGCTGCGGCTGTCGGTGAAGTTATGCATGGCTTGGGATACAGGCGCGTAGGGCTGCAACCCCAGCTGACGCAAAATGATCTTGTCTGGTTGCAAAAGAGTCATCGTCAGGTTACAGAAGTGGTAAAGCCATTATACCGAGCGCTCTGGCCCGCGACCAGCATTTCGCTGACCAAAAATGCGCAACCCGGGCAGACGATGCGCCGGCCCGGGTTGAAAAGTAGAGGTTTGTGCTGGAATTACAGCACCATGCGGACAATTTCAATATTGCCCAGCTCTTCGTACAGCGTCTCCACCTGGTCGATATGGGTGGCGTTGATGGTGATAGAGACGGAGTGGTAGTTGCCTTTGCTGCTCGGTTTAACCTGCGGGTTATAATCCCCGGGAGCATGGCGCTGCACCACCTCAACCACCTGGTCAACCAGCTCCGGCTGCGCCAGGCCCATTACCTTGTAGGTAAACGAGCAAGGGAATTCGAGCAGTTCGTTCAGTTTGGTTTTTTGCATGTGCGCTCCAGAGTGCTGCTATGGGTATAGCTAATCTATAAATTATAACTCCCGCCTGAGCGGGAGTTAATGTTATTCAGTATATGGGGACGATTTCGCCCGATTCAACTGTTAACCGAACCAGTGATGGAACATCAGTTTGATGTAGTCCACGATGCGGCTGAAGAAACCGCCTTCTTTCACTTCGTTCATCACCACCAGCGGGCGCTGATCGATGGTTTTGCCGTCCAGCTGGAAGTTGATGCTGCCGACCACCTGATTCTTCGCCAGCGGGGCGTGAATTTCCGGGGTGTTCAGCACGTAGCTGGCTTTCAGATCTTTCATGCGGCCGCGCGGGATGGTCAGGTAGACGTCTTTGTCTACGCCCAACTCAACGCGATCCGCATCGCCGAACCAGACCGGCTCGGAAGCGAACTCTTTGCCGACTTTCAATGGCGCCACGGTTTCGAAGAAGCGGAAGCCCCAGGTCAGCAGTTTTTTGCTTTCGGCTTCGCGGCCTTTGTAGGTGCGGCCGCCCATCACGGCGGAGATCAGGCGCATCTGGCCTTCGGTCGCCGAAGCCACCAGGTTGTAACCCGCAGCGTCTGTATGGCCGGTCTTGATGCCGTCGACGTTCAGGCTGTTATCCCACAGCAAGCCGTTACGGTTCATCTGGCGGATATTGTTGAAGGTGAATTCTTTTTCTTTATAAATGGCGTACTCGTCCGGTACGTCGCGGATCAGCGCCTGGCCGATCAGTGCCATGTCGCGCGCGGAGCTGTACTGGCCCTGCGCATCCAGGCCGTGCACCGTCTGGAAGTGGGTGTTCTGCAGGCCCAGCTTGCTGACGTAGGTGTTCATCAGGTTAACGAAGGCGTCCTGGCTGCCGGCCACGTAGTCGGCCATCGCCACGCAGGCGTCGTTGCCGGACTGCAGGTTGATGCCGCGGGTCAGCTTGGAGACCGGCACGCGGTCGCCCGGCTTCAGGAACATCAGCGAGGAGCCTTTGAATACCGGGTTGCCGGTCGCCCACGCGTCCTGCCCCACGGTAACCAGGTCTTCCTGGCCGATCTTGCCCGCTTTCAGCGCCTGGCCGATGACGTAGCTGGTCATCATTTTGGTCAGGCTGGCCGGATCGCGGCGCGCATCGGCGTTCATTTCAGCCAGAACCTTGCCGGAGTTGTAATCAATCAGGATGTACGCTTCCGCATCGATCTGCGGAACACCTGGGATCATGGTTTTGATATTAACGTCATCGGCATGCGCAACGGTAGCTGCGCTCATCGCGATAACGGTGCCGAGCGCTATGCTCTTGATTAAGCGAAAAGAAGTTACATGTTTCATGATCGGGACTACAACATCCGTGAGGGTAAAAGTTAAAAAACGAGCCACACTATAACAGATGAGATCCCGGCAGGCATTATCCATTCATCTGACTAATCGCGCTTAATGACGTTTTAGCTGCAAGAAAATGTTTCAGCTAAAGAAGCGTTTATCAGCCATCAATGCCCGCCGGGGCTTCAGGTTTAGGGTGCGGCGGTGACGAAAGACTGTTGCTGCGCTTCGGCGGCCAGGCGCTGTTGCAGTTCGGTGGCCTGCTGGCGGCTGCTGAAGGGCCCAAGCTGCACGCGGTAGACGTTACCGCCGGCTGCCACTTTGCCCGGCACGCCGAACTGTTGGCTCAGGCTCTGTTGCCAGCTTTGCGCGCGCTCGGCGCTGCTCAGCGCGCCGACCTGCACCAGGTAACCGCCCGATGAAGCGGCAGCGCCTGCGGCTACCGCGGTGGCGGCGACAGGGGCGGCGAC is drawn from Serratia entomophila and contains these coding sequences:
- the lipA gene encoding lipoyl synthase, producing the protein MSKPIQMERGVKYRDADKMALIPVKTVVTERQELLRKPEWMKIKLPADSTRIQGIKAAMRKNGLHSVCEEASCPNLSECFNHGTATFMILGAICTRRCPFCDVAHGRPVAPDANEPEKLAQTIADMGLRYVVITSVDRDDLRDGGAQHFADCIAAIRAKNPTIKIETLVPDFRGRMDRALEILTATPPDVFNHNLENVPRVYRQVRPGANYEWSLKLLERFKEAHPHIPTKSGLMVGLGETNAEIVEVMRDLRRHGVTMLTLGQYLQPSRHHLPVQRYVSPAEFDEMKEEAMAMGFTHAACGPFVRSSYHADLQAKGMEVK
- the dacA gene encoding D-alanyl-D-alanine carboxypeptidase DacA gives rise to the protein MKHVTSFRLIKSIALGTVIAMSAATVAHADDVNIKTMIPGVPQIDAEAYILIDYNSGKVLAEMNADARRDPASLTKMMTSYVIGQALKAGKIGQEDLVTVGQDAWATGNPVFKGSSLMFLKPGDRVPVSKLTRGINLQSGNDACVAMADYVAGSQDAFVNLMNTYVSKLGLQNTHFQTVHGLDAQGQYSSARDMALIGQALIRDVPDEYAIYKEKEFTFNNIRQMNRNGLLWDNSLNVDGIKTGHTDAAGYNLVASATEGQMRLISAVMGGRTYKGREAESKKLLTWGFRFFETVAPLKVGKEFASEPVWFGDADRVELGVDKDVYLTIPRGRMKDLKASYVLNTPEIHAPLAKNQVVGSINFQLDGKTIDQRPLVVMNEVKEGGFFSRIVDYIKLMFHHWFG
- the lipB gene encoding lipoyl(octanoyl) transferase LipB, with protein sequence MTLLQPDKIILRQLGLQPYAPVSQAMHNFTDSRSETTPDELWLVQHQPVFTQGQAGKAEHLLMPGDIPVILSDRGGQVTYHGPGQQVMYVMVDLKRNKVGVRQLVTAIEDTVINTLAHFRIESRARPDAPGVYVGEQKICSLGLRIRKGSSFHGLALNVAMDLSPFQRINPCGYAGMQMAQVSALAPGVGIEDVHPVLVQEFVHLLGYQTVELRNWNLHDYE
- the ybeD gene encoding DUF493 family protein YbeD yields the protein MQKTKLNELLEFPCSFTYKVMGLAQPELVDQVVEVVQRHAPGDYNPQVKPSSKGNYHSVSITINATHIDQVETLYEELGNIEIVRMVL